A region of the Nitrospirota bacterium genome:
AGGGGTCGGCCTGTCGACAATGCCCGCAATGCCAACATCCTTGCCCAGGGCATAGTAATACTTGAAGGCCTCCAGCTTCATGGCGGTCACATTGGCGTCGGCGAGTACCTTGCCGGCGGCGGCATAGACCTGGTCGAGATCCGCCGTGCGGACAAAACGCTGGATCAGCGTGATGTGCGGGTGGTGCGCCACATCAGGGCGAACCCTTTCGGGTAGACCGCCGGAGACGATGAAGTTCTTGAAGCCGTTCGCGCGCAGGTAGGCGAGCACTTCGAGCATCGGCTGATAAACCATTTCGGTGTAAGGCCGCTGGGTCACGGGATGCTTCGCCGTGGCGAGTCAGTCCTTCGCGATCTTCTCAAACTCCTCGGTCGTCATGCCCGCGTGCGTGGCCATCGCCATTTCCATGAGCGCGTGTTCGCCGCCGGCGAGCGCGGATTTCAGGTCGCCTTTGAGCACGGAGGCGAACGGCTCTTTGTCCTTCCATTCCGGATGCTGCGACGCGAGGGCCTAGATACGGTCGAAGATGAAGAGCGCCTGGGAATACATCGGCTGCTCGGCCCAAAGACAGCCGTCGTTGTCGAACACGGCAATGCGCTCGGCAGGTGGCACAAAATCAGATCCACCTTCCTTCGTCACCTTCGCGACGAATTCAACAACGGAGTTCTTGGCTGTTCCGTCATTCCAGGACGGGAGCACGTCTGCGGCGTGGGCGATGGTTGCGGTGAAAGCCAGCGCGCTAACAAGCGCGGCGGCGATGAGGTTTTGTGTGCGGGTGGTTTTCATTGTTCTGTCTGTTGGCTGCTGCGCCCGCCGCCTTGTGACGGCGGACGCAGGCGCGTCGTCGCTTACTGTCCGACATTGATGGCGGCTTTCGCCCGCCGGATCTGCTCCTCGTCTTCCGCACTGAGCGGGGAGTCGCTCAGCCGGATGACGACGCGGTTGAGGTCCCCCGTGAACTTGAACGGCACGTGGTAGTCCTCGCTGACCGGCGTGCCGGTGTCCTCGCCGATATCCAGCGTTTCATCGAGCGCGACGCGGAGCGAGATGGTGCGCTCGATCCGGCTCTGGGCGACTTGCTTGCCGTCCACCGTCAGCGTGGCCGTGCCGCCTTTGCCGATGCCGCCGCCGTCATACTTGAAGTCCAGCAGGATGACATGCTTGCCCGGCGCGAGCTTGTCCGGGCCGGCGATGGTGGTACGGGTGACGCCGACGAGGTTGTAGTGGAACACCGGCTTGCCGCCGAGCAGGTAGAGGCCGATGCCGTTGAAGCGTCCGCCCTGCGTCACGATCATTCCCTCCGCGCCGCTTTGGGGAATCTCCACGTCCGCGCCGATGCGCCAGGACTTGTTCTTGAGGTCGGGCGCTACGCCCTCGGAGATGCGCGTCTGACCGTCGTAATAGGTGAACACGGAGCGACCGTGGGTGAGGCTGGGACGCAGGCTGACGTCGAAGCGCTCGACCTTGCTGTTGTCGAGCGGGAGCACGTTGTACTTGGCGGCTTCGATCCAGAAGAGGTCTTGCAACTCGCGGAGCTTGGCGGGCTCTTTGCCGGCGAGGTTGACCGATTCACTGAAGTCCTCCGCCACGTTGTAGAGCTCCCACTTGTACTCGTCCACGGCCGGGGCTTTGCCCATGACCCAAGGCGCAACCGCAGGCGTGGTGCAGGCGACCCAGCCGTCGTGATAGATGGCACGGTTGGCGAACATCTCGAAGTACTGCGTGCGGCGCGCCGAGGGGGCCTTGGCATCGTTAAACGAATAGACCATGCTCACGCCTTCGACCGGCTTCTGCGGCACACCGTTGAGCACCGAAGGCGACTGCACGCCGACGGCTTCGAGAACCGTCGGGTAGATGTCGATGACGTGGTGGAACTGCGTGCGGATGCCGCCCTGATCCTTGATGCGCGCCGGCCAGGAGATCGCCAGGCCGTTGCGCGTGCCGCCGAAGTGCGAGGCGATCTGCTTGGCCCACTGGAAGGGCGTGTCCATGGCATGCGCCCAGCCGACGGGATAGTGGTTGTAGGTCGTCGGACCGCCAATCTCGTCCATGCGACGCAGGACTTCGTTGGAGGCCTCCGGGATCATGTTAAAAATAGCCACCTCGTTGAGCAGGCCCTGCGGCGTGCCCTCGGCGCTCGCGCCGTTGTCGCCCTGGATATAGATGACGAGCGTGTTCTCCGTTTCACCCATCGCCTCGATCGCGTCGAGGATGCGGTTGATCTGGTAGTCGGCGTGCGCGAGGGCGGCGGCATAGACCTCCATCATGCGGGCATAGAGCTTCTTCTGATCGGCGCTGAGGCTATCCCAGGCGGCGATCTCCGCAGGCCTGGGCGTCAGCTTGGCGTTGGCGGGGAGGATGCCCAGCTTTTTCTGGCGGGCAAAGGTCTCTTCCCGCACTTTGTCCCAGCCCTGGTCGAACTGGCCCTTGAACTTTGCGATCCACTCCTTCGGGGCGTGATGCGGCGCGTGCGCCGTGCCCGGCGCGTAGTATTGCAGCCACGGCTTCTGCGGCGCGACCGAATTCAACAGGCGGATGCGGGCGATGGCGTGGTCGGCCATGTCCTTGTCGAAGTGGTAGTCCTTTGCATCGTGCGGCGGTTCGATGGGTTTGGTGTTCTCAAAAATGGCCGGCGCCCACTGGTTGGCGTCGCCGCCGATGAAGCCGTAGAAGTATTCGAAGCCCAGCCCCGTGGGCCAGAGGTCGAACGGCCCAGCTTGACTGGTGTGCCAGTCGGGGACGTTGTGGTTCTTGCCATACCAGGCGGTGTTGTAGCCGTTCTGCTTGAGCACCTCGGCGAAGGTGCCGGCGCTCTTCGGCATCAGCGAGTTGTAGCCCGGATAGCCCGTGCCCAATTCCATGATGACGCCCGTGGCCGCCGAGTGGTGGTTACGCCCGGAAAGGAGCGCCGCGCGCGTGGGCGAGCACAACGCCGTGGTGTGGAACTGCGTGTAGCGCAGCCCCGCTTGCGCGACCCGCTCGAACGCGGGCGTGGGAACCGGCCCGCCGAACGGACTGGTCGCGCCGAAGCCCACGTCATCGGTCATGATGAGCAGAATGTTCGGCGCGCCCTTGGGCGCTTTGACCTCTTGCGGGAAGTCCAGCTTGGAGTCTTTGGTCGTGCGGCCGACCTCGCCCTTGAAGGGTTGTTCGGGTCTGGGAAGGACTTCTTGCGCCCCTGCCGGCAGCACGATGGCCGCGACCAGCACGAGGCTGAGGACGGCGAGCATGGTTTTGGTTTTCATGGTTGTGTTCTTTCGATAGTTGGTTGGTTTTTCAGAACTTGAACAGGAGGTAACGGAGATTTCCATTTTCGCCTCTGCTATCTCTGTTTGCTGCTGTTGCATCAGGTATTTCTTTGGTGTGGGCCGCACCCGGTTGTGACGGGTGCGGCCTGGCAGATCAAGTCAGCAGTTCATTTCGAGCGTGGTGTCAGTTGCCTCCCTTGGTCGGGGTCTGGAGCGACTCCAGCACTCGATCCAGCGAGAAGCTGCCGGCCTTCTGGCTCGGTGGATATTCCTTGAACGTGGCGAGGAACTTCCCGACGTATTGCTGCGCCGGCACCAGCACGAATGCGTGCTCAGCGGTCCAACGGGTGTAGTCCATGCCATCCTTATCCGCGGTCTCGAAGGGGTCGGCGCGGAGGTTGAAGAGCTTGGGGAATGCCAGCGGCGTAGGCTCAGCCTGCCAGACAGGCCAGCCATACTCGGGCTTCTCGGCGAAGACGATCTTCCACCGGTCATAGCGGAGCCCGGCGAGCGTGCCGTCATCCAGGAAGTAGAAGAACTCATGGCGCGGGCTGGGCGTCTTGCCCGCCAGCGCATCGGTGAGGTTGTAGCCGTCGAGATGGACCTTGAAGGTCTTGTTGCCGACTTTCATGCCCTTGAGCAACTGCTCCTTCACGTCGGGGACGCCGGCGGCGGCCAGCAGCGTGGGCAGCATGTCTTCGTGGGCGAAGATGTCGTTCAGCACAGTGCCGGGCTTGATGACCCCGGGCCAGCGGATGGCGGTAGGCACGCGGAAGCCGCCCTCCCAGTTGGTGGCCTTCTGGCCGCGGAACGGTGACTGCCCGCCTTCCGGCCACACGTCTTTCATCGCGCCGTTGTCGGTGGAATACATGACGATGGTGTTCTCATCGAGGCCGAGTTCCTTGAGCTTGTCGAGCACCTGGCCGACGTGGCCGTCGTGCTCGACCATGCCGTCGGGATAGGGGCCGAGGCCGGTTTTGCCCCGGCTCTCTTCCTTGAGCCGCAGCCAGATGTGCATGCGGGTGAAATTCACCCAGAGGAAGAAGGGCTTGTCGGCCTTCTTGGCCTTGTCGAGATAGTCCATCGAGACCTTGGCGATCTCGTCGTCGATTGTCTCCATGCGCTTCATGTTCAGCACACCGGCGCTCTCGATCTTTTGCGTGCCGTCCGGGTTGGCCCAGCTATGGATCACGCCGCGGGTGGCGTATTTCTTCCGTAGTGCCGGGTCTTTGAAATAGTCGGGATGTTCCGGCTCATCCTCGGCGTTGAGGTGGTAGAGCGTGCCCATGTACTCGTCGAACCCGTGGGCCGTGGGCAGGTGTTCATCCCGGTCGCCGAGGTGGTTCTTGCCGAACTGGGCGGTCGCATAGCCCTGGCCCTTGAGCAGCTCGGCGATGGTGACATCCCGCGCCTGCAAGCCTTCCTTGGCGCCCGGCAGGCCGACCCTGAGCAGGCCGGTGCGAAAGCCGCTTTGCCCTGTGATGAAGGCCGCGCGCCCGGCCGTGCAGCTCTGCTGGGCGTACCAGTCGGTGAACAGCGCGCCTTCCTTCGCGATGCGGTCAATGTTCGGCGTCTTGTAGCCCATCATGCCCTGGTTGTAGGCGCTGACGTTCCAGTAGCCGATGTCGTCACCCCAGATGATGAGGATGTTGGGTTTCTTGTCGGCGGCGACCGCGGGGAGCGCGCCGGCGACCAGCGCTATCGCTCCCACGAGAACGAACCATTGAAGAAAACGACTCATGACTGCTCCTCCTTTTGTGTTGCGTGCGCGTTTCTTGACATAACGCATGCTCAATTGTTGCTGAGCTTCAATTCGAACAATCCACTAGTCCTTCGGCAGTTCGCACGTGGCGTCGCCCCGCATCATGCAGGCCCGCCAGGCAAACTTTTTGGCCCAATAGGTATAAGCTTCTTCGACATCGCCCCACCGGTGAAATGACTTCCAGGCATATTTCCCGCCACCCCGGCGATCGACTCCGGCAGCCAGCAGTTCACCGGTCTGACTGTCGGTCGCTTCCGCTTCAATCGACGCCTTGCCGACAAACGACTCGGTGCTGCTCACGTATTTCTTCCCTTTTGACAGGACCATGGCGGCCGGATACGCGGCGGTGAGGTTATCCACCACCGGAACGTTTTTACCGGCTTCGGTAATGCCGATACGGACGTGCATCACGTCAGGCCCTGGCGACTGCACCATCTGATAATTCTTGGCCACCACACAGATCGCACCCAACAGTAAGAATCGAGTTGCAACCATTTCAATCCTCCTTTTTTCTCGTCTACGATGAATAACAAAAACAACTTGGGGGTGGAAACTTGGCGGAATACGTTACTATTTTCAAGTAGTAGTTTAGGCCGACATTCGATTAGAGCCAGTCACGCATCCTGGCTCCCCTTGTCGTCACGACGCCTGGCCACCGGGACCGAAGATCACCCCTTGAGATCCCCAGTTCATGGTAAAGGCGAAGAAATGCATCATCGTGTCCTTGTAGGCGCCGGTCACTTCCCCGGCCTGCAAGCTGCGATTTTGCGAGATCGCCATATCACCGATATAGGCCAGCTCGTAGCTGAATCCCAATTTGACCTTCGGGTTCATCAGCCAATTGGCGCCCAGGCCGAACTTATAGGTCGCGCCGACCGGAGCGGCCAAGGTCCGATCCGCTGCGCTGACCATCGAGGAATCGTAGGCAAATCCACCGTTGAGCAACCACTCGGGATTCAGCCGGTACTGGGTGCCAATCCCCACGTGATAGGTGTCGTTGTAGTTACTGGTGGTCGTCAGCGACGTGGGACTGGCCCCACCTGAGACTGAGACGTCGACCTTACCGAAATCACTCCAATCTTCCCACCCGAAGTCGCCCATGACCGCCCACCGGTCACTGAGCTCATGATAGCCGCTGAGGATGACATGCTGCGGCACCGTCATGCCCAGATCGATATTACGGGTCAGGAGACCATTGCCTTGCAATGTGCTCCCGAACGTCCCCAGGTTCGAAAAGGTGGGGCTGGTCGAGAAATCCAATTTGATCGGAGAATAGTAGGTGACGCCGACGCGGGTGCCTTTTTGGGGCTCGACGAGGATGCCGAACTGGCCGCCGACGCCCGCGGTCGTATCCGAGAGATACAGCTGCCCGTCGCCGTTGCCCTGGCCCAGGGTGTTGATGTTCACGGTGTTCTTCAGATAGGCCACCATGACGTTGGGACCGCCTCCAATGGAAATATATTCGTTGACCCGGTAGCTCGCCACCGGCGCAAACGTGATCCCGACCAACGTCGCCTGCTTCACATAGTAGCGGCCGACAAAGCCCTGGTCATTCTTCAATCCCAAGCCGAAATTCCCCAGCATACCGAGCCCGACTTTGAAATCCTTGCCGAGGCTGTGCACATAGAAGCCGCTCGCACCCGGCACCACACCGACCGGATTCCCGCCGCCATTCCCGCCCTGTGGGGTATTGGTGCCGCTGAACCCGCCGCTTTGGAAGTACAAGGCTTGCAACCCGCCTTGGAATTGATTGCCTTCGAGTCGACTCATGCCGGCTGGATTTTTGAACAAAGTGGAGGCATCCTGCGCGCGCGCCGCCCAGCCTGCTCCCGCAAGGGCCACGTCCTCCGTTCCGAATTCCGTCAAGAACAGTCCTCCGGCATGAGTCATCCCGGGGATAAGGAACAACGCCAGAAGAAATGCTCCGACGGATACTTGAACAACGACTCGCCGATACACGCTCATAAACCTCTTCGTAGTCACATATCCTAAAGGTCTTTCATTAGCGTCTACTTGCATGGGCGGGTCTTATATCACGAATTCAGAAAAAAGTAACAACCTCCGCTCACCCGGGTGATGTCACGCGACTTGTGTAAATTGGCGAAGGGTGCGTGGGCGCCACTCCAGATTAAATCGGTTGAAGATCGAGAAGATCATCCGCTCCACGCTCTGCACGTTCACGAGACACACCATCGGGCGGGTCCGCCGTCGCACTTCGACGAAGCACCGCTCAATCACATTGGTCGTCCGCAGCTTGCGCCAGAGCGCCCGCGGACACTGGAAGAACGCCAGCAACTCGGGGAGATCCCGGAGCAGCCGGACCACGAGCTGCGGGTACCCCTCTCGCCACCGACGGGCGAAGGCCTGCGCCTGGGCCACCGCCGGGCCATGCTCAGCAAATTCCGCAGCGTGTGCACCCAACAGCGCCGATGCGCCACACGGGGATAGACCGTCTGCAGGGCCGCGGCCAACCCCGCACAGCCATCGGTCACGACGAGCTAGAGCTGGTGGCCCTCCAGTCCGCGCCGATAGAGATCCAGCAAGAGCCCTTCCCAGGCCGCTTGGCTCTCCCCCGTACTCCGGGTAAACCCAAGCAGGTGTCGTGTCCCATCCGCTCGAACGCCGTAGGCCACGAGGAGTTGGACTCGCTTGCGGCCAGTGGGCCGCCGCACCCGCAGACTCACGCCATCCAGAAACAAATAGCGCCACTCATCGGCCAGTGGGGCCTGATGAAACTGGGCGACCGCGTGGTCGAGATCTCGCGTCACCCGCGACACCGTCTGGGCACTGACCGGTTCCTCGGTGACCAGCGCGACCATGCGGCCCACGGCCCGCGTACTGAGCCCGCGTAAAAAGGCTTCCCGAATCAACCGCAACACCTCCGCCGCTCGGCGCTCCACCCGCACGAGTCCTGCTGGCAGGAACGCGCGGTGCCGGGTCCGGGCGCCCCACACTCGCAACGTGCCGAGGCGTGTCACGAAGTCCCGCTCATAAAACCCGTTCCGGGCATCGGTCCGCGCCGGACTCCGTTCATAGTCCCGCACGCCGAGATAGCAATCCCGCGCCTCAAGGGAGAGCCGCCCCAACAGGTCTTGCCAACTCTGCCGGGTGTGCTGGGCGAGGTCGCCCCAGAACTGCTCCCGGACCTCGGAGGTGAAGTGTTGCCACTGCTCGGTCCACGGTGCTAGCGTCGTCATGGGTGTAAGCCTCCTTGAGTGGAATGGGTTTGCCTTCGACAGCAACCCAGCTTACACCCTTCGTCTTTTACACAGAGAAGATTACATCACCAATGGCGCGAGATGACCAAGAGCTCAAAACGATTTGAACATGTAGCGAGTGCCGATCTCTACATTCCAATCGTAGGCTCCGGCGACATCGTTGCCCCAAATCCCAACACCGGGGCGCAGATACATCCCCCATCGCCCCACCACATTCCGGCCAAGTTCGACTTCGAACGTCATGCTGCTCTTCGCTTTCATTTCCCAATTGACTTGCCACGCCCCTTGCACGGTGCTCCACCAACGGTCAGCCCAGATCGTATTGATCTGGACATTCGCTTGAGTCAGAGAGATCGCAGCTCGAGACGGATCGCCGCCGGCTGAGACCGAATGTTGGAACACCCCGAACAGGAAGGACTCCCATTGAGGGAGGAAACGGCCCGTGGCGATGAATGGGCCGACCGTATACTTTCCACTGCTCAAGGAGTTGTCGGATGCGGTGGGAAATGTAGAGGCGGCGCCGATGAAGAAGGCGTATTCCGGCGTGTTGTAGGCGCGCCACCCGAGTAAGGCTGATAAGTTGCCCAAGCCTTGGGCGCTGCTGATGCCGGAACGATTGGGATCGAGCCACCGGTGGAACGGAGTGTCCACACGGAGCAACCAGTTACTCCGGAACGGGAGGTCCACGCGGGCTACGGTATCGGAGAGCCGAGCGCCATGAGGTAAGTCTGCGTATTGAGAGGACAGCTGCACACGGCCCACAATGGCGGTCGGATCGGTCCCATACTTGGCGGCCAGCGCTCTGAGTCGCTCGGCCTCCTCAAGTTCTTCCTGAGTCAGTTTGGGCCTCAGTCTTGGGGGGAGAAACCGGTGTTCGCGTGGTGAATCTTCCCGTTTCTGCTCCGAAGCTGCATCTGGTTCGTTTGTGGCGGGAGTATCCGTTCCCTGTTGAACTGACTTGCCACGTTCGCTCTCTTGAGGTGCCCGCGACGGTTCCTGGGCTAGGGCAACGTGCAGACTCCCTATTCCGAGCCATCCGTACAAAACTGAAGCGAGACCCACGGTTGCAATCCGGCCCCACGTGTCTCGGCTGCAATGTCTGGATTGAGTGTATCCGGTCGGTGTCGCGTCCATTGCGCTGATCGGCGAGAACAGGAGATATCCTAACCCGCATTATTCATGAGCGCTTCTGCTGCAATCGCGGATTCGCCGCTACGACAAGCCTGGACGCGGTGGCTTGGCGTCCAGGCAGGCGGGCTCGCCGCTCGGTCGGTCAACATACTGTTTCAAGTATGCCTTCCTCCCTCGCGGCTCCGCGCGCCTGTCTCGCTTGGCGACTGCACGATTTCGCGACGAACCGTCATGAATAATGCGGGCTAATGCGCCTTTGTTTTGCACAGTGAAGCCCATTCCGTCAATCGATTCGCCACCTCGATTGTTCCAATCGAGGTCCCAGGTCAACGACGGTGTGGTTCACCAGTGATTGGACCAGATCGTATTGACGGTCGGTTGGACTTGCATGAAGTGGATGTCGTTCCGGCTCGGATCCCTTCCGAAGGAGTTGAAGTTTTGGACCAGTGTAAAGAACAACGAGCGCAGCCGGGGCATTGGGACCGTCACCCCGCCTCCCGGCCCAAGCCTGTACTGGCCCGTGCCTAGTTGCTTTTCCGAGGCTGTCGGATCGCGGCGTCACCACCGATGAACAGCACCGCGAATACCGTGATCGTGATGTCCTCTGTGCGGTAGGTGCAGGCAGAGGGCCCGTCCCTATATTTCCATTATCACGGCGTGATTCGCAGGAAGTTTTTGACCCTGATTTTGTGATTGACCGTGGCTCAATTGGCCTGGATCGTCATGATCGGCGACGGGGCCTTCTCGCCTGTGTCAGCCAGGGTCATCAAGATGAGGAGGAAGGTGAACGTGCCTTTGGAGCGAAGATCATGGTTATCGATCCAAAACCACAAGTCGTTGTATCGAATAATCGCGAAGGCTTCAGCCGGCTTGGACGTTCCGC
Encoded here:
- a CDS encoding arylsulfatase; protein product: MKTKTMLAVLSLVLVAAIVLPAGAQEVLPRPEQPFKGEVGRTTKDSKLDFPQEVKAPKGAPNILLIMTDDVGFGATSPFGGPVPTPAFERVAQAGLRYTQFHTTALCSPTRAALLSGRNHHSAATGVIMELGTGYPGYNSLMPKSAGTFAEVLKQNGYNTAWYGKNHNVPDWHTSQAGPFDLWPTGLGFEYFYGFIGGDANQWAPAIFENTKPIEPPHDAKDYHFDKDMADHAIARIRLLNSVAPQKPWLQYYAPGTAHAPHHAPKEWIAKFKGQFDQGWDKVREETFARQKKLGILPANAKLTPRPAEIAAWDSLSADQKKLYARMMEVYAAALAHADYQINRILDAIEAMGETENTLVIYIQGDNGASAEGTPQGLLNEVAIFNMIPEASNEVLRRMDEIGGPTTYNHYPVGWAHAMDTPFQWAKQIASHFGGTRNGLAISWPARIKDQGGIRTQFHHVIDIYPTVLEAVGVQSPSVLNGVPQKPVEGVSMVYSFNDAKAPSARRTQYFEMFANRAIYHDGWVACTTPAVAPWVMGKAPAVDEYKWELYNVAEDFSESVNLAGKEPAKLRELQDLFWIEAAKYNVLPLDNSKVERFDVSLRPSLTHGRSVFTYYDGQTRISEGVAPDLKNKSWRIGADVEIPQSGAEGMIVTQGGRFNGIGLYLLGGKPVFHYNLVGVTRTTIAGPDKLAPGKHVILLDFKYDGGGIGKGGTATLTVDGKQVAQSRIERTISLRVALDETLDIGEDTGTPVSEDYHVPFKFTGDLNRVVIRLSDSPLSAEDEEQIRRAKAAINVGQ
- a CDS encoding arylsulfatase, which encodes MRYVKKRARNTKGGAVMSRFLQWFVLVGAIALVAGALPAVAADKKPNILIIWGDDIGYWNVSAYNQGMMGYKTPNIDRIAKEGALFTDWYAQQSCTAGRAAFITGQSGFRTGLLRVGLPGAKEGLQARDVTIAELLKGQGYATAQFGKNHLGDRDEHLPTAHGFDEYMGTLYHLNAEDEPEHPDYFKDPALRKKYATRGVIHSWANPDGTQKIESAGVLNMKRMETIDDEIAKVSMDYLDKAKKADKPFFLWVNFTRMHIWLRLKEESRGKTGLGPYPDGMVEHDGHVGQVLDKLKELGLDENTIVMYSTDNGAMKDVWPEGGQSPFRGQKATNWEGGFRVPTAIRWPGVIKPGTVLNDIFAHEDMLPTLLAAAGVPDVKEQLLKGMKVGNKTFKVHLDGYNLTDALAGKTPSPRHEFFYFLDDGTLAGLRYDRWKIVFAEKPEYGWPVWQAEPTPLAFPKLFNLRADPFETADKDGMDYTRWTAEHAFVLVPAQQYVGKFLATFKEYPPSQKAGSFSLDRVLESLQTPTKGGN
- a CDS encoding DUF3313 domain-containing protein, coding for MVATRFLLLGAICVVAKNYQMVQSPGPDVMHVRIGITEAGKNVPVVDNLTAAYPAAMVLSKGKKYVSSTESFVGKASIEAEATDSQTGELLAAGVDRRGGGKYAWKSFHRWGDVEEAYTYWAKKFAWRACMMRGDATCELPKD
- a CDS encoding outer membrane protein transport protein, whose protein sequence is MSVYRRVVVQVSVGAFLLALFLIPGMTHAGGLFLTEFGTEDVALAGAGWAARAQDASTLFKNPAGMSRLEGNQFQGGLQALYFQSGGFSGTNTPQGGNGGGNPVGVVPGASGFYVHSLGKDFKVGLGMLGNFGLGLKNDQGFVGRYYVKQATLVGITFAPVASYRVNEYISIGGGPNVMVAYLKNTVNINTLGQGNGDGQLYLSDTTAGVGGQFGILVEPQKGTRVGVTYYSPIKLDFSTSPTFSNLGTFGSTLQGNGLLTRNIDLGMTVPQHVILSGYHELSDRWAVMGDFGWEDWSDFGKVDVSVSGGASPTSLTTTSNYNDTYHVGIGTQYRLNPEWLLNGGFAYDSSMVSAADRTLAAPVGATYKFGLGANWLMNPKVKLGFSYELAYIGDMAISQNRSLQAGEVTGAYKDTMMHFFAFTMNWGSQGVIFGPGGQAS
- a CDS encoding transposase yields the protein MGAHAAEFAEHGPAVAQAQAFARRWREGYPQLVVRLLRDLPELLAFFQCPRALWRKLRTTNVIERCFVEVRRRTRPMVCLVNVQSVERMIFSIFNRFNLEWRPRTLRQFTQVA
- a CDS encoding transposase, yielding MTTLAPWTEQWQHFTSEVREQFWGDLAQHTRQSWQDLLGRLSLEARDCYLGVRDYERSPARTDARNGFYERDFVTRLGTLRVWGARTRHRAFLPAGLVRVERRAAEVLRLIREAFLRGLSTRAVGRMVALVTEEPVSAQTVSRVTRDLDHAVAQFHQAPLADEWRYLFLDGVSLRVRRPTGRKRVQLLVAYGVRADGTRHLLGFTRSTGESQAAWEGLLLDLYRRGLEGHQL